The Danio aesculapii chromosome 8, fDanAes4.1, whole genome shotgun sequence genome window below encodes:
- the mpnd gene encoding MPN domain-containing protein has protein sequence MGSEPPSSPQVVEEGADEEDEELSGAEDADLRSSSGRGSLLTRRGITLRVLLKDGLVEPGDGVLSIHYLGKKFVGDLLNDGKIRWVETGQIFNSPSAWATHCKRLVNPAKKSGCGWASVRYRGQKLVQYKTTWLHKYQPSADMSLISEGEDDEMGDDDEEEGKTTIPVEDKNKKSKPELHEIGLTQRRDRERIPVRYCTLGTRDAARDPHTLVELSAFSAINRFQPFNVAVSSNVLLLMDFHCHLTSSEVVGYLGGRWDTNTQLLTVLRVFPCRTRLADKDAAPAVEEEICQNLFMRGLSLVGWYHSHPRGPALPSLQDIDSQMDHQLRLQGSSNGFQPCLGIICGPYYHGNQGVASTITPFWVVPPPEQRPNDYGIPVAVEVTYVQDNFLTTDVLNEMMLLVEFYRSAPDLVQFSQMWSPNTSILDKIKASLSGHAPKDQAYAQILEHVYNQLRNTQ, from the exons ATGG GCTCAGAGCCGCCCTCATCTCCTCAGGTGGTGGAGGAAGGAGCGGATGAGGAGGATGAGGAACTGAGCGGGGCTGAAGATGCTGACCTGAGATCCTCCTCTGGAAGAGGTTCACTTCTGACCAGGAGAGGCATCACTTTAAGAGTCCTGCTGAAGGATGGTCTTGTGGAGCCTGGAGATGGAGTTTTGTCCATACACTACCTG GGTAAAAAGTTTGTTGGAGATCTTCTGAATGATGGGAAGATTCGTTGGGTGGAGACCGGGCAGATCTTTAACTCTCCAAGTGCGTGGGCCACACACTGTAAACGCCTGGTGAACCCGGCCAAAAAGTCTGGTTGTGGCTGGGCATCAGTGCGATACCGGGGACAGAAACTGGTCCAGTACAAAACCACCTGGCTACACAAATACCAGCCCAGTGCTGACATG AGTCTGATAAGTGAAGGAGAAGATGATGAGATgggagatgatgatgaagaggaagGGAAAACGACCATTCCAGTAGAGGACAAGAATAAAAAGTCCAAACCTGAGCTGCATG AGATTGGTCTGACGCAGagaagagacagagagagaattCCAGTCAGGTACTGCACTCTTGGCACCAGAGATGCCGCAAG GGATCCTCACACTCTCGTCGAACTGTCTGCCTTTTCAGCAATCAACCGCTTCCAGCCTTTTAATGTAGCCGTATCCAGCAATGTTCTGCTTCTAATG GATTTCCACTGTCACCTGACCTCAAGTGAGGTAGTTGGGTATTTAGGAGGCCGTtgggacacaaacacacaat TGCTTACAGTCCTGCGCGTATTTCCATGCCGCACGCGATTGGCTGATAAAGATGCCGCTCCAGCTGTAGAAGAAGAG ATTTGTCAGAATCTCTTCATGCGTGGCCTGTCATTGGTGGGATGGTATCACAGTCACCCACGAGGCCCTGCCCTTCCGTCTCTACAGGACATCGATTCGCAGATGGATCACCAGCTTCGCCTACAAGGCAGCAGTAACGGGTTCCAGCCCTGTCTGGGGATTATCTGTG GACCCTATTACCATGGTAACCAAGGTGTAGCCTCCACAATCACCCCATTCTGGGTAGTGCCTCCTCCTGAG CAACGACCGAATGATTACGGCATCCCAGTGGCGGTAGAGGTCACATATGTGCAGGACAACTTCCTCACTACAGACGTGCTTAACGAGATG ATGCTGTTGGTGGAGTTTTATCGGTCTGCTCCTGACCTGGTGCAGTTCAGTCAGATGTGGAGCCCTAATACCTCAATACTCGACAAAATCAAG